The following coding sequences lie in one Corynebacterium humireducens NBRC 106098 = DSM 45392 genomic window:
- a CDS encoding cold-shock protein translates to MAQGTVKWFNAEKGFGFIAPADGSADVFVHYSEIQGSGFRTLEENQQVEFEIGEGAKGPQAQAVRPL, encoded by the coding sequence ATGGCACAGGGAACTGTGAAGTGGTTCAACGCTGAGAAGGGCTTCGGCTTCATCGCTCCGGCCGATGGCTCCGCTGACGTCTTCGTCCACTACTCCGAGATCCAGGGTTCGGGCTTCCGCACCCTCGAGGAGAACCAGCAGGTCGAGTTCGAGATCGGTGAGGGCGCCAAGGGCCCGCAGGCTCAGGCTGTCCGTCCGCTCTAA
- a CDS encoding DedA family protein — protein sequence MTEQIVTWVETLLTLPAFYPVLGLLVVVDSLFPLIPSEAVLTLAGSWSGARGVPHLPTVLVIAVVGAMIGDNICFLLGTRLIGFVERARDDTPRGRAVLWVRRNIRRNAGTTIIIARFIPWARWFMTIMLGSVRYPWRWFLLYDTIGVLIWALQATLVGYVGGWVFSDYPLLGVVVGISLGAGTGLLIQRVQARWSRRACPGDNPGNNKDRPPLTGGRSLRENYAEPNGREFP from the coding sequence ATGACGGAGCAGATCGTGACCTGGGTGGAGACGCTCCTCACCCTGCCCGCCTTCTACCCGGTACTCGGGCTGCTGGTCGTCGTCGACTCGCTCTTCCCGCTGATCCCCAGCGAGGCGGTGCTCACCCTCGCCGGTTCCTGGTCCGGGGCCCGCGGGGTGCCCCACCTGCCGACGGTGCTCGTCATCGCCGTCGTCGGCGCCATGATCGGCGACAACATCTGCTTCCTGCTGGGGACCCGGCTCATCGGTTTCGTCGAGCGGGCCCGCGACGACACGCCCCGGGGCCGGGCGGTGCTGTGGGTGCGCCGCAACATCCGCCGCAACGCGGGCACGACGATCATCATCGCCCGGTTCATCCCCTGGGCCCGGTGGTTCATGACGATCATGCTCGGGTCCGTGCGCTACCCGTGGCGCTGGTTCCTCCTGTACGACACGATCGGCGTGCTCATCTGGGCGCTGCAGGCCACGCTGGTGGGCTACGTCGGCGGCTGGGTGTTCTCCGACTATCCGCTGCTCGGCGTCGTGGTGGGCATCTCCCTGGGGGCCGGTACGGGGCTGCTCATCCAGCGGGTGCAGGCCCGGTGGTCCCGCCGCGCCTGCCCCGGAGACAACCCCGGAAACAACAAAGACCGTCCTCCCCTGACGGGTGGACGGTCGCTGCGAGAAAACTATGCCGAACCTAATGGCCGAGAGTTTCCTTGA
- the topA gene encoding type I DNA topoisomerase, translated as MAEAKGPGKTLVIVESSTKAKKIQPYLGDGYIVEASVGHIRDLPRGAADVPAKYKKEPWARLGVDTENGFAPLYVVSPDKKKKVADLRAKLKLCDELLLATDPDREGEAIAWHLLEVLKPTVPVRRMVFNEITKPAILAAAENTRDLDENLVDAQETRRILDRLYGYEVSPVLWKKVMPRLSAGRVQSVATRVIVERERERMAFISAEYWDLSVDLDTGATRAAADPDNPTSFQAKLATLDGRRVAQGRDFDDRGRLKGEAVVVGRQQAEALAEALRGVDMQVSGVEEKPYTRRPYAPFMTSTLQQEAGRKLHYTSDRTMRIAQRLYENGHITYMRTDSTSLSEQGLTAAREQARELYGDAFVADSPRRYDRKSKNSQEAHEAIRPAGERFATPGELHGQLDAEEFKLYELIWQRTVASQMSDAKGTSLKVTIAGTARTGEQTEFSATGRTITFPGFLRAYVETSRLEDGRDVADNAEKRLPNLSEGDPLKATDVSADGHATNPPARYTEASLVKKMEELGIGRPSTYASIIKTIQDRGYVVPRGNALVPSWVAFAVVGLLEENFTPLVDYDFTSSMEDELDNIAAGEEDRTEWLTGFYFGDAEADDNTAESIARHGGLKALVGENLEHIDARAVNSLHLFDDEEGRPVFVRVGRYGPYIERRVGETAEGEPEYQRANLPESTTPDELNLELAEKLFATPQGGRELGLNPANGRMVVAKEGRYGPYVTEIVRDDERATAEAAAEEIVAQERAEEDAQRAADGMRPKNWGTKTAAAQKEKRINALVEENLKPGTASLFASMEPATVTLEDALKLLSLPREVGVDPADNEIITAQNGRYGPYLKKGTDSRSLSTEDQIFTITLDEARRIYAEPKRRGRAAAQPPLKMLGDNDVSGKPMSVKDGRFGPYVTDGTTNASLRKGDSPETITDARANELLSERRAKEAADGGTSARKATKKTTKKTTKKTTAKKTTRKAPSPGTKRVIKAGTRKK; from the coding sequence GTGGCAGAAGCGAAGGGACCGGGGAAGACCCTGGTCATTGTGGAGTCGTCGACCAAGGCGAAGAAGATCCAGCCCTACCTGGGCGACGGCTATATCGTCGAGGCCTCGGTCGGCCACATCCGTGACCTGCCACGCGGCGCCGCCGATGTGCCCGCGAAGTACAAGAAGGAACCGTGGGCCCGCCTCGGCGTCGACACGGAGAACGGTTTCGCCCCTCTCTACGTGGTCAGCCCCGACAAGAAGAAGAAGGTCGCGGACCTCCGGGCGAAGCTGAAGCTCTGCGACGAGCTCCTGCTGGCCACTGACCCCGACCGTGAGGGCGAGGCCATCGCCTGGCACCTGCTCGAGGTGCTCAAGCCGACGGTGCCGGTGCGCCGCATGGTGTTCAACGAGATCACCAAGCCCGCCATCCTGGCGGCCGCCGAGAACACCCGTGACCTGGACGAGAACCTCGTCGACGCGCAGGAGACCCGCCGCATCCTCGACCGTCTCTACGGTTACGAGGTCTCCCCGGTGCTGTGGAAGAAGGTCATGCCGCGTCTGTCGGCCGGCCGTGTCCAGTCGGTGGCCACCCGCGTCATCGTCGAGCGGGAGCGTGAGCGCATGGCGTTCATCTCCGCCGAGTACTGGGATCTCAGCGTCGACCTGGACACGGGTGCCACCCGGGCCGCGGCCGACCCGGACAACCCGACCTCCTTCCAGGCGAAGCTGGCGACCCTCGACGGCCGTCGCGTCGCCCAGGGCCGTGACTTCGACGACCGTGGCCGGCTCAAGGGTGAGGCGGTGGTCGTCGGCAGGCAGCAGGCGGAGGCGCTGGCGGAGGCGCTGCGGGGCGTCGACATGCAGGTGTCCGGCGTGGAGGAGAAGCCCTACACGCGCCGCCCCTACGCCCCGTTCATGACGTCGACCCTCCAGCAGGAGGCCGGTCGGAAGCTGCACTACACCTCGGACCGCACGATGCGTATCGCGCAGCGTCTGTACGAGAACGGCCACATCACCTACATGCGTACCGACTCGACCTCGCTCTCCGAGCAGGGTCTCACCGCAGCCCGCGAGCAGGCCCGTGAGCTCTACGGCGACGCCTTCGTGGCGGACTCCCCGCGCCGCTACGACCGCAAGTCCAAGAACTCGCAGGAGGCCCACGAGGCGATCCGCCCCGCGGGTGAGCGTTTCGCCACCCCGGGTGAGCTGCACGGACAGCTCGATGCCGAGGAGTTCAAGCTCTACGAGCTGATCTGGCAGCGCACCGTCGCCTCGCAGATGTCGGACGCGAAGGGCACCTCGCTGAAGGTGACCATCGCGGGCACCGCCCGCACCGGTGAGCAGACCGAGTTCTCCGCCACCGGCCGCACCATCACGTTCCCGGGTTTCCTCCGCGCCTACGTGGAGACCTCCCGTCTGGAGGACGGCCGCGACGTCGCCGACAACGCCGAGAAGCGTCTGCCGAACCTCTCCGAGGGTGATCCGCTGAAGGCCACCGACGTCTCCGCGGACGGCCACGCGACGAACCCGCCGGCCCGCTACACCGAGGCCAGCCTGGTCAAGAAGATGGAGGAGCTGGGTATCGGCCGTCCGTCGACCTACGCCTCGATCATCAAGACCATCCAGGACCGCGGCTACGTCGTGCCCCGCGGCAACGCGCTCGTGCCCAGTTGGGTGGCGTTCGCGGTGGTCGGGCTGCTGGAGGAGAACTTCACCCCGCTCGTCGACTACGACTTCACCTCCTCGATGGAGGACGAGCTCGACAACATCGCCGCCGGCGAGGAGGACCGCACCGAGTGGCTCACCGGCTTCTACTTCGGCGACGCCGAGGCGGACGACAACACCGCCGAGTCCATCGCCCGCCACGGTGGCCTGAAGGCGCTCGTCGGTGAGAACCTCGAGCACATCGACGCCCGCGCGGTGAACTCCCTGCACCTTTTCGACGACGAGGAGGGACGCCCCGTCTTCGTCCGTGTCGGCCGTTACGGTCCGTACATCGAGCGCCGGGTCGGCGAGACCGCCGAGGGGGAGCCGGAGTACCAGCGTGCGAACCTGCCGGAGTCGACGACCCCGGACGAGCTCAACCTCGAGCTGGCGGAGAAGCTCTTCGCCACCCCGCAGGGTGGCCGCGAGCTGGGTCTCAACCCGGCCAACGGCCGCATGGTCGTGGCGAAGGAGGGCCGTTACGGCCCGTACGTTACCGAGATCGTGCGTGACGACGAGCGCGCCACCGCCGAGGCCGCCGCCGAGGAGATCGTCGCGCAGGAGCGTGCCGAGGAGGACGCGCAGCGTGCCGCCGACGGCATGCGCCCCAAGAACTGGGGAACCAAGACCGCGGCCGCGCAGAAGGAGAAGCGCATCAACGCCCTGGTCGAGGAGAACCTCAAGCCGGGCACCGCCTCCCTCTTCGCCTCCATGGAGCCGGCGACCGTCACGCTCGAGGACGCCCTCAAGCTGCTCAGCCTGCCGCGTGAGGTGGGCGTCGACCCCGCCGACAACGAGATCATCACCGCGCAGAACGGCCGCTACGGCCCGTACCTGAAGAAGGGCACAGACTCGCGTTCCCTGTCCACCGAGGACCAGATCTTCACCATCACCCTGGACGAGGCGCGTCGCATCTACGCGGAGCCGAAGCGTCGCGGCCGCGCCGCCGCACAGCCGCCGCTGAAGATGCTCGGCGACAACGACGTCTCCGGCAAGCCGATGTCCGTCAAGGACGGCCGCTTCGGTCCCTACGTCACCGACGGTACGACCAACGCGTCGCTGCGCAAGGGTGACAGCCCGGAGACGATCACCGACGCCCGTGCCAACGAGCTGCTCTCTGAGCGGCGCGCGAAGGAGGCCGCCGACGGCGGTACCTCCGCACGCAAGGCCACGAAGAAGACGACCAAGAAGACCACCAAGAAGACGACCGCCAAGAAGACCACCCGCAAGGCCCCCTCCCCGGGGACCAAGCGCGTGATCAAGGCCGGCACCCGCAAGAAGTAG
- a CDS encoding lysoplasmalogenase family protein encodes MSRLRRAFWLAGGAYAASRVLGSRRLQWASKPLVVPLLLDAPLAASRPAREVGVVGLLGGWVGDLLLMQEGRLHQGAAAFAVNQAAYQWLLWRAGARARPVPVAVHAVPLAAAAWFGRAHLGLVGTYGGMVTATSVLAADPALRGRGVAAGGHLFLLSDSLILVRMLVPAERRALGRGLDVAVAVTYVAAQRLLVDGLFRR; translated from the coding sequence GTGTCCCGGCTGCGGCGTGCCTTCTGGCTGGCCGGCGGGGCGTACGCAGCCTCCCGGGTCCTCGGTTCGCGACGTCTGCAGTGGGCGTCGAAGCCGCTGGTCGTCCCCCTGCTTCTCGACGCCCCCCTCGCCGCCTCCCGCCCCGCCCGCGAGGTCGGGGTGGTCGGGCTGCTCGGGGGTTGGGTGGGTGACCTGCTGCTCATGCAGGAGGGGCGGCTGCACCAGGGGGCGGCGGCGTTCGCGGTGAATCAGGCCGCCTACCAGTGGCTGCTGTGGCGTGCGGGGGCCCGTGCCCGTCCCGTCCCGGTGGCGGTGCACGCGGTGCCCCTGGCGGCGGCAGCGTGGTTCGGTCGTGCGCACCTGGGGTTGGTGGGCACGTACGGTGGGATGGTCACCGCCACCTCGGTGCTGGCGGCGGACCCGGCCCTGCGGGGGAGGGGAGTGGCGGCGGGTGGGCATCTGTTCCTCCTGTCCGATTCGTTGATCCTGGTGCGGATGCTGGTTCCCGCGGAGCGCCGCGCCCTGGGGCGGGGTCTGGATGTGGCGGTGGCGGTGACCTACGTGGCTGCGCAGCGGCTGCTCGTGGACGGTCTGTTCCGGCGCTGA
- a CDS encoding lysoplasmalogenase family protein, with protein MTSPTTSPVNELVSRTREGVDALQASLTASFQEPERVAYLVAGELSAWSRLFGWGKANALSSTVTMPPLAGTVLRHDPSPVLLAGLAGGLVGDVAKLRAPDTTPVMGMFGIAAQHAAYSAKLYDRGARPSSARAGLRAAAWVAGVGLAAWKKSSLIAPAAFAGLFVCATSTLADDRGIQDGRTVRKGLGHGGNLLLAAEGVALLRETLITGDSLGHRALDAGARAAQVIGNMLIVDGLTRD; from the coding sequence ATGACTTCCCCCACCACCTCTCCCGTGAATGAACTGGTCTCCCGCACCCGCGAGGGCGTCGATGCGTTGCAGGCCTCCCTCACCGCCTCCTTCCAGGAGCCGGAACGCGTCGCCTACCTGGTGGCGGGTGAGCTGAGCGCCTGGTCGCGGCTGTTCGGGTGGGGGAAGGCCAACGCCCTCTCCTCCACGGTGACCATGCCGCCGCTGGCCGGCACCGTCCTGCGCCATGACCCCTCGCCGGTGTTGCTCGCCGGTCTGGCGGGTGGGCTGGTAGGGGATGTCGCCAAGCTGCGTGCCCCGGACACCACCCCGGTCATGGGCATGTTCGGCATCGCCGCGCAGCACGCCGCGTACTCGGCGAAGCTCTACGACCGGGGAGCCCGCCCTTCGTCGGCGCGGGCCGGACTCCGGGCCGCCGCCTGGGTCGCCGGAGTCGGCCTGGCCGCCTGGAAGAAGTCGTCGCTGATCGCGCCGGCCGCCTTCGCCGGGCTCTTCGTCTGCGCGACGTCGACCCTGGCGGACGACCGCGGGATCCAGGACGGCCGGACCGTCCGCAAGGGACTCGGCCACGGGGGCAACCTGCTCCTCGCCGCCGAGGGGGTGGCCCTGCTGCGGGAGACCCTGATCACCGGGGACTCGCTCGGTCACCGTGCGCTGGACGCCGGGGCCCGGGCGGCGCAGGTGATCGGCAACATGCTCATCGTGGACGGCCTCACGCGCGACTGA
- a CDS encoding YczE/YyaS/YitT family protein — MAVLAPRRLLLLFVGLVIMSFGIALSVRSDLGTTTISSVPYVTSLITPVTLGTATILLNAGFLGVQILLLRRRFPLVQLLQLPVVMVFGLLNDAALWATSWITYSAYWHQWLLTLSAIVVLSVGIVFQIAAQSVMLSGEAVVLTIASELSRVFGQRRIFVFGYVKVVFDIVLVLSALALALLFAGRVVGVGEGTVAAALFIGVVVKRLQPVLGARLARFR; from the coding sequence ATGGCCGTCCTCGCTCCCCGGCGACTCCTCCTGCTGTTCGTCGGACTCGTCATCATGTCGTTCGGCATCGCCCTGTCGGTGCGCAGCGACCTCGGCACGACCACCATCTCCTCGGTCCCCTACGTCACCAGCCTGATCACCCCGGTGACGCTGGGGACGGCGACGATCCTGCTCAACGCGGGTTTCCTCGGCGTGCAGATACTGCTGCTGCGGCGGCGTTTCCCGCTGGTGCAGCTGCTGCAGCTCCCGGTGGTGATGGTGTTCGGCCTGCTCAACGACGCCGCCCTGTGGGCCACCTCCTGGATCACCTACTCCGCGTACTGGCATCAGTGGCTGCTGACGCTCTCCGCGATCGTCGTCCTGTCCGTCGGCATCGTCTTCCAGATCGCCGCCCAGTCGGTCATGCTCTCCGGCGAGGCCGTGGTGCTGACCATCGCGAGTGAGCTCTCCCGTGTGTTCGGGCAGCGGCGCATCTTCGTGTTCGGGTACGTCAAGGTGGTCTTCGACATCGTGCTGGTGCTCTCGGCCCTGGCGCTGGCCCTGCTCTTCGCCGGCCGGGTCGTCGGCGTCGGCGAGGGCACCGTCGCCGCCGCCCTGTTCATCGGTGTCGTGGTCAAACGCCTGCAGCCGGTCCTCGGGGCCCGGTTGGCGCGCTTCCGCTGA
- a CDS encoding adenylate/guanylate cyclase domain-containing protein has translation MNRLLRALKWLRGTSWPLYAASVLAANLIGALAVMAFIRFLIPMPEVRSFTGEVPHLQVIGLTYLAFAVIVAVIATLMLFRPVLAWQRHPEDHDPNMVRNLVMRLPVYQAVVCAVVWVIGIAIAVVVAATTSSRLALVIGIATTLTGMVVVLLTYLMAERLVRPVAAEALARRFEDSTLEPPITQRLRLTWIMTTALPVLGILLLALGQRADFFMGNAGELIPGIVALSLTALVTGFIGTTFAIMSVVDPVLELQEAINKVRRGDTNVQVDIYDGSEMGVLQAGFNEMMRGLKERQRVRDIFGRYVGTEVAKRALEERPTLGGEDRKVAVLFVDVIGSTTFAVNHTPEEVVEALNQFFEHVVTVVHRNKGIINKFQGDAALAVFGAPISLADSTSHALTAARELRQELKGMTLQAGIGVAAGHVVAGHIGGSDRFEYTVIGDAVNSAARLTELAKDTDGRVLTNAATLRSANEAEQARWTVMKSVELRGRREMTQLARPIRPTMADRS, from the coding sequence ATGAATCGACTGTTGCGGGCTTTGAAGTGGCTGAGGGGCACCTCGTGGCCCCTGTACGCCGCCTCGGTGCTCGCGGCGAACCTCATCGGCGCGCTGGCCGTCATGGCCTTCATCCGCTTCCTCATCCCGATGCCGGAGGTCCGCAGCTTCACGGGTGAGGTGCCGCATCTGCAGGTCATCGGCCTGACGTACCTCGCTTTCGCGGTGATCGTCGCCGTGATCGCCACGCTCATGCTGTTCCGGCCTGTCCTGGCCTGGCAACGGCATCCCGAGGACCACGACCCCAACATGGTGCGCAACCTCGTCATGCGGCTGCCTGTCTACCAGGCGGTGGTGTGCGCGGTGGTGTGGGTGATCGGCATCGCGATCGCGGTGGTGGTCGCGGCGACGACGAGCTCGAGACTCGCGCTGGTCATCGGCATCGCGACGACGCTCACCGGCATGGTGGTCGTGCTGCTCACGTACCTCATGGCCGAGCGCCTCGTGCGCCCGGTGGCGGCGGAGGCGCTGGCGCGTCGCTTCGAGGACTCCACCCTCGAGCCGCCGATCACGCAGCGTCTGCGCCTCACGTGGATCATGACCACCGCGCTGCCCGTCCTCGGCATCCTGCTGCTCGCGCTGGGGCAGCGCGCCGACTTCTTCATGGGCAACGCAGGCGAGCTCATCCCGGGCATCGTGGCGCTCTCACTCACGGCCCTGGTGACCGGTTTCATCGGCACGACCTTCGCCATCATGAGCGTCGTCGATCCGGTCCTGGAGCTGCAGGAGGCGATCAACAAGGTCCGCCGCGGCGACACCAACGTCCAGGTCGACATCTACGACGGCTCCGAGATGGGCGTCCTGCAGGCCGGTTTCAACGAGATGATGCGCGGCCTCAAGGAGCGCCAGCGCGTGCGCGACATCTTCGGCCGCTACGTGGGCACCGAGGTGGCCAAGCGGGCCCTCGAGGAGCGTCCCACCCTGGGCGGCGAGGACCGCAAGGTCGCCGTCCTCTTCGTCGATGTCATCGGTTCGACGACCTTCGCGGTCAACCACACGCCGGAGGAGGTCGTCGAGGCGCTCAACCAGTTCTTCGAGCACGTGGTCACGGTGGTGCACCGCAACAAGGGGATCATCAACAAGTTCCAGGGTGACGCGGCGCTCGCCGTCTTCGGTGCGCCGATCTCCCTGGCGGACTCCACCTCCCATGCGCTCACCGCGGCCCGTGAGCTGCGTCAGGAGCTCAAGGGCATGACCCTGCAGGCGGGCATCGGCGTGGCCGCCGGGCACGTCGTCGCCGGCCACATCGGTGGTTCCGACCGTTTCGAGTACACCGTCATCGGCGACGCCGTGAACTCCGCCGCCCGTCTCACCGAGCTGGCCAAGGACACCGATGGCCGGGTGCTCACCAACGCCGCCACGCTGCGCAGCGCGAACGAGGCGGAGCAGGCCCGCTGGACCGTCATGAAGTCGGTGGAGCTGCGCGGCCGCCGCGAGATGACCCAGCTGGCACGTCCGATCCGCCCCACGATGGCGGACCGTTCCTGA
- a CDS encoding DNA polymerase III subunit delta', producing MNSVAQRLADTPSVRDTVLSAARAARAFARGEAELGSAMAHAWILTGPPGSGRSVAALAFAAALECSDPTEIGCGRCRHCRDVLADAHTDVLHIVPGGLSISIEEMRDMRREAAKLPTVSDWRIVIIEDADRLTGPAADAILKVVEEPPPHTVIIMCAPSIDPEDFSPTLRSRCRHLYVPYPSVDHIVDLLVAETGASPEDARLAAVASGRHIGRARRLVTDPEAQKRRATALKLAEMVFHRDEVFKAATGFLKGVDKQVKEMSDEQDAEELARLERALGKGGRGKGTQKAMDGSAGALSDLEKAQKTRRNRRRRDFIDLALVDLAGLYRDALMLSTGAEVPLTHPDFEGLSRELAAKVSEPGLVECLDAITLAREHISVNVTPTIAIDGMLGRIRLACGAS from the coding sequence GTGAACTCCGTTGCACAGCGCCTCGCCGACACTCCCTCCGTCCGGGACACCGTCCTCTCGGCGGCCCGTGCCGCCCGCGCTTTCGCACGCGGCGAGGCCGAACTCGGCAGCGCCATGGCGCACGCCTGGATCCTCACCGGCCCGCCAGGCTCCGGGCGCTCCGTCGCGGCCCTCGCCTTCGCCGCGGCCCTCGAGTGCTCCGACCCCACGGAGATCGGCTGCGGCCGCTGCCGCCACTGCCGCGACGTGCTTGCCGACGCCCACACCGACGTCCTCCACATCGTGCCCGGGGGCCTGTCCATCTCCATCGAGGAGATGCGTGACATGCGCAGGGAGGCCGCCAAACTGCCGACGGTGTCCGACTGGCGCATCGTCATCATCGAGGACGCCGACCGCCTCACCGGCCCCGCCGCCGACGCGATCCTCAAGGTGGTGGAGGAACCGCCGCCGCACACCGTCATCATCATGTGCGCCCCCTCCATCGACCCCGAGGACTTCTCTCCGACCCTGCGTTCCCGCTGCCGGCACCTCTACGTGCCGTACCCCTCCGTCGACCACATCGTGGACCTCCTCGTCGCCGAGACCGGTGCCTCCCCCGAGGACGCCCGCCTCGCCGCCGTGGCCTCCGGACGCCACATCGGCCGCGCCCGCCGCCTGGTCACCGACCCGGAGGCGCAGAAACGCCGGGCCACCGCCCTCAAGCTCGCCGAGATGGTGTTCCACCGCGACGAGGTGTTCAAGGCGGCGACCGGCTTCCTGAAGGGCGTCGACAAGCAGGTCAAGGAGATGAGCGACGAACAGGACGCCGAGGAACTCGCCCGCCTCGAGCGGGCCCTCGGCAAGGGTGGCCGCGGCAAGGGCACGCAGAAGGCGATGGACGGCTCCGCAGGCGCGCTCAGCGACCTGGAGAAGGCCCAGAAGACGCGCCGCAACCGCCGCCGACGGGACTTCATCGACCTCGCCCTCGTGGACCTCGCCGGCCTCTACCGCGACGCCCTCATGCTCTCCACGGGGGCCGAGGTGCCCCTCACACACCCCGACTTCGAGGGCCTCTCCCGCGAACTGGCGGCCAAGGTCAGCGAGCCCGGCCTCGTCGAATGCCTCGACGCGATCACGCTCGCCCGCGAACACATCAGCGTCAACGTCACCCCGACCATCGCCATCGACGGCATGCTCGGACGCATCCGCCTCGCCTGCGGGGCCTCCTGA
- a CDS encoding rhodanese-like domain-containing protein produces the protein MEHTTRRPGEPLPVSASELVARANSRVSTLSLDEARELVDDPGHLFVDIRDPREWEAHGTIPGAFRAPRGMLEFWVDPESPYYKSALDDGRTLILYCGSAWRSALSTASLHEMGRTDVVHLEGGFSAWQKAGLPTEDYS, from the coding sequence ATGGAACACACCACCCGCCGTCCCGGCGAGCCCCTGCCCGTGTCCGCCAGCGAACTCGTCGCCCGGGCCAACTCCCGCGTGAGCACCTTGAGCCTCGACGAGGCCCGAGAGCTTGTCGACGACCCCGGCCACCTCTTCGTCGACATCCGTGATCCCCGCGAGTGGGAGGCCCACGGCACCATCCCTGGCGCTTTCCGGGCGCCGCGCGGCATGCTCGAGTTCTGGGTGGACCCGGAGAGCCCGTACTACAAGTCCGCGCTTGACGACGGCCGCACCCTCATCCTCTACTGCGGCTCCGCGTGGCGTTCGGCGCTGTCCACCGCCTCGTTGCACGAGATGGGACGCACAGATGTCGTCCACCTGGAGGGCGGTTTCAGTGCCTGGCAGAAGGCGGGCCTGCCGACGGAGGACTACTCCTAG